One segment of Sphaerodactylus townsendi isolate TG3544 linkage group LG17, MPM_Stown_v2.3, whole genome shotgun sequence DNA contains the following:
- the PARP6 gene encoding protein mono-ADP-ribosyltransferase PARP6, whose protein sequence is MDIKGQYWTDDDSEGENESEEFLYGVQGTCAADLYRHPQLDADIEAVKELYSENSVSVRCSNSMHASATRFNADPIAQNEFQVSIMKYAEQRIPTLNEYCVVCDEQHVFQNGSMLKPAVCTRKAIKCYSFYALDWRMSGITFPMRRAIANRQILRAFCGGSIAQSFQRWIVNLEVVDLLVAMCRAALESPRKSIIFEPYPSVVDPSDPKTLAFNPQKKNYERLQKALDSVMSIREMTQGSYLEIKKQMDKLDPLAHPLLQWIISSNRSHIVKLPLSRQLKFMHTSHQFLLLSSPPAKEAAASRTAKKLYGSTFAFHGSHIENWHSILRNGLVNASYTKLQLHGAAYGKGIYLSPISSISFGYSGMGKGQHRMPSKDELVQRYNRMNTIPQTRSIQSRFLQSRNLNCIALCEVITSKDLQKHGNIWVCPVSDHVCTRFFFVYEDGQVGDANINTQDPKIQKEIMRVIGTQVYTN, encoded by the exons GACATCAAAGGCCAATACTGGACTGATGATGATTCCGAGGGAGAAAATGAATCAGAGGAATTCCTGTACGGGGTACAG GGGACCTGTGCGGCGGACCTGTATCGCCACCCACAGTTGGATGCAGACATTGAGGCGGTGAAGGAGCTGTACAGCGAGAATTCTGTGTCTGTCCG CTGCAGTAATAGCATGCATGCCTCTGCAACCCGGTTTAATGCGGATCCCATTGCGCAAAATGAATTCCAGGTCTCA ATCATGAAGTACGCAGAACAGAGGATTCCTACCCTGAACGAATACTGTGTGGTGTGTGACGAACAGCACGTCTTCCAGAACGGTTCCATGCTGAAG CCGGCTGTGTGTACGCGAAAGGCTATAAAGTGCTACTCCTTCTACGCTCTAGATTGGCGAATGTCCGGAATTACTTTCC CAATGAGGCGTGCCATAGCCAACAGGCAGATTCTCCGGGCCTTTTGTGGAGGATCAATTGCCCAGTCGTTTCAACGCTGGATCGTCAACTTGGAG GTGGTGGACCTCCTCGTGGCCATGTGCCGAGCAGCCTTGGAGTCTCCACGGAAGAGCATCATCTTCGAGCCTTACCCCTCCGTGGTCGATCCCAGCGATCCTAAGACCCTTGCCTTCAAC CCGCAGAAGAAGAACTACGAGCGATTGCAGAAGGCTCTGGACAGCGTCATGTCGATCCGCGAAATGACCCAA GGTTCCTACTTGGAGATCAAGAAGCAAATGGACAAGTTGGACCCTTTGGCACACCCTCTCCTTCAGTG GATAATCTCCAGCAACAGATCCCATATTGTCAAGCTACCTCTCAGCAGG CAGCTGAAATTTATGCACACCTCACACCAGTTCCTCCTGCTGAGCAGCCCCCCTGCCAAGGAGGCTGCAGCCTCCCGAACGGCCAAGAAGCTGTATGGCAGCACGTTCGCCTTCCA TGGCTCTCACATTGAGAACTGGCATTCCATTCTGCGCAACGGGCTGGTCAACGCGTCCTACACCAAATTGCAG CTGCACGGAGCAGCCTACGGCAAAGGAATCTATTTGAGCCCCATCTCCAGTATTTCCTTTGGATATTCAG GGATGGGGAAAGGGCAGCATCGGATGCCGTCCAAGGATGAGCTGGTGCAACGGTACAACCGGATGAACACCATTCCccag ACTCGGTCCATCCAATCCAGGTTCCTGCAGAGTCGCAATTTGAATTGCATCGCACTTTGTGAAG TGATCACGTCGAAGGATCTCCAGAAACACGGCAACATCTGGGTGTGCCCGGTGTCTGACCACGTCTGCACGCGCTTTTTCTTTGT GTATGAGGACGGCCAAGTCGGAGATGCCAACATCAATACTCAGGACCCTAAAATCCAAAAGGAGATCATGCGTGTGATTGGCACTCAGGTCTATACAAACTGA